A region from the Poecilia reticulata strain Guanapo linkage group LG12, Guppy_female_1.0+MT, whole genome shotgun sequence genome encodes:
- the akna gene encoding uncharacterized protein akna isoform X3: MDRRRNRPGVLHWTQSPIQESPSSVLTSDDSWEEDGNGNAKEEEDDFFREMNEDGIIGLSEALEEWELGNPCGDPCSPEDTVPSGGNKDSPLKSSGDDLQPRPAPAAENPEPGGLASESTVTSSFSPHLSTFTEEDLTAASGIEKETLPDTETESYCSSVRSSASRLELKLSGSPRAAVALSEQVVLENISSEGSEKQKQKGGLPAEALKSRTCSLGKAKNGSAESRGCDRNMKAAGARSNPAGTDELRRAPLSHQTPNFSKVEPRIHFPKQGYKPPKGRKSLERATTSPQPPIVFKSPADIVQEVLFNIDGSSSCDINTSTKAASSTVPPEFRCRHQATTLLQQLQEDYDRLLTKYAEAENTIDRLRLEAKVNLDSELPKAGHAVLAGLNQTASKLLKMDLFYPHRAMTGSPGRATHQEKLDASSLPSDFGQQLSNILFTQSEKFLQQVQTFEDLLKNDKLASLEELKCGVSQLYEGLNSLERGYLLARDEHKLLQQKGLETQHFDPERTLESLIFQCGLRMEDLKEQVEQVEQVQLNRTEHQEPIQLESVQEKQIEQVEKIQLELVQQKQTRQEPIQQQDPIQLLLVQQEQIEQNQIQQQELIQQEVQQHKAVASCRSSPPLTSSCDPSEGEVTQTQLQSPSSQTGSGSAAEVEINSACKKSEEEEDGAEDNLMSLYLRSLSRRGKWDEFEQSDSLDYCRKRKECFLVPKPGSSLFSNSPTKHGGEKEEQKGWRNGNGEAKETFAQRKVESDVDSLWCNKTSLPSCSPPSTSPAASARSRKRLERSSSLSSACSLADRAPEWRSCKVQTGSRRVLSQDRISLETDSGFMGSERSHQIPGAVPLRPHQMETESMSTPQNRSPNRPLSACELDAGPRDGTEPEPRPTRRSRQRRRTFSPQSFISQRKQARANATPSDLWTLFYSSTSNAHSPSEEQQSARSTTGSLSSSPLGARRRHGDAPRARSSSRRGGGNPIDAFLMLQAEVDHLKERLDISQRNEKPPSSAKNEKPLGAAATSPQKNFCRRSSPSPIRPVGLCSDSGVERRLVETLDDVEPEMLFSKMAREMRDAAAPKQQYNFYPPGGSSEPSDSPCWCRCSICGLLKMHKSTDSDCYRYFPPTHKSQQSGSSDRVSSRRYSSSVSPSPLNQEPLYQQQLLLPSKPEYSFADGSPGRGSGLRWPRERKSRRRLSHAVESPTSLDGSLERAIRAARRMRRTSSHMARSLASSLVYQKLLTQS; encoded by the exons atggacagaagaagaaacagaccCGGGGTTCTGCACTGGACTCAGTCGCCCATCCAAGAGTCTCCCTCCTCCGTGCTTACATCCGACGACTCCTGGGAGGAGGACGGCAATGGCAATGccaaagaggaagaggatgacTTCTTCAGGGAGATGAATGAAGACGGCATCATTGGGCTGTCGGAGGCCCTGGAGGAGTGGGAATTGGGGAACCCGTGTGGCGATCCTTGCTCCCCAGAGGACACGGTTCCTAGTGGAGGCAACAAGGATTCGCCTCTAAAATCCTCAGGAGACGATCTTCAACCCCGGCCAGCCC cagcagctgaaaacccAGAGCCTGGCGGTCTGGCCTCTGAGTCCACGGTCAcctcctccttttctcctcACCTTTCCACGTTCACCGAGGAGGACCTGACGGCTGCTTCAGGGATCGAAAAAGAAACCCTCccagacacagaaacagagtCTTACTGCAGCAGTGTGAGGTCCAGCGCATCGCGCCTGGAGCTGAAGCTCAGCGGTTCCCCTCGGGCAGCTGTGGCCCTTTCTGAACAAGTTGTGTTGGAGAATATTTCTTCAGAAGGATCagagaagcagaagcagaaaggtGGACTCCCTGCTGAAGCTCTGAAGTCCAGGACGTGTTCCCTCGGCAAAGCCAAGAACGGCTCTGCAGAGTCCAGAGGTtgtgacagaaacatgaaagCTGCTGGAGCCAGAAGTAACCCTGCAGGAACGGACGAGCTCAG gaGAGCACCACTGTCTCATCAAACCCCAAACTTCTCGAAGGTGGAACCCAGGATTCATTTCCCTAAGCAAGGCTACAAGCCTCCGAAAGGCAGGAAGTCGTTAGAGAGAGCCACGACGTCGCCGCAGCCCCCCATCGTGTTTAAATCCCCCGCCGACATCGTTCAGGAAGTCCTGTTCAACATTGACGGATCCTCCTCCTGTGATATCAACACGTCCACCAAGGCTGCCAGCTCCACCGTCCCTCCAGAGTTCAGGTGTCGGCATCAGGCCACCACTCTGCTGCAACAGCTGCAG GAAGACTACGACAGGCTGCTGACCAAGTACGCGGAGGCGGAGAACACCATCGATCGTCTCCGTCTGGAAGCAAAG GTGAACCTGGACTCTGAGCTTCCGAAGGCCGGCCACGCCGTGCTTGCTGGGCTGAACCAGACGGCTTCAAAACTCTTgaagatggatttattttatcCTCACAGAGCTATGACCGGCTCTCCTGGACGAGCTACTCATCAGG AAAAGTTAGACGCCTCTTCTTTGCCATCCGACTTCGGACAACAACTCTCCAACATCCTCTTCACTCAGTCTGAGAAGTTCCTTCAGCAG gtGCAAACTTTTGAGGATCTCCTTAAGAATGATAAACTCGCATCCTTAGAAGAATTAAAG TGCGGCGTTTCTCAGCTCTACGAAGGGCTGAACTCTCTAGAGAGAGGATACCTTCTGGCTCGAGATGAGCACAAACTCCTGCAGCAGAAGGGACTGGAAACCCAACATTTTGACCCCGAACG gaCCCTGGAGAGCCTGATCTTTCAGTGCGGGCTGCGGATGGAGGATCTGAAGGAGCAGGTGGAGCAGGTGGAGCAGGTTCAGCTGAACCGGACTGAGCATCAGGAGCCGATTCAGCTGGAATCGGTTCAGGAGAAGCAGATTGAGCAGGTGGAGAAGATTCAGCTGGAGTTGGTTCAGCAGAAGCAGACTCGGCAGGAACCGATTCAGCAGCAGGATCCaattcagctgctgctggttcagCAAGAGCAGATTGAGCAGAATCAGATTCAGCAGCAGGAGTTGATTCAGCAAGAGGTTCAGCAGCACAAAGCTGTTGCTTCTTGTCGTTCTTCACCTCCTCTGACCTCCTCATGTGATCCGTCTGAAGGAGAAGTGACCCAGACTCAGCTGCAG AGTCCGTCTTCCcagactggttctggttccgcaGCAGAGGTGGAGATAAACTCAGCTTGTAAAaagagtgaggaagaggaagatgggGCTGAAGACAACCTCATGTCTCTCTACTTGAGATCTTTGTCTAGAAGGGGCAAATGGGATGAGTTTGAACAATCTGATTCGCTGGATTA CTGCCGAAAACGGAAGGAGTGTTTCTTAGTTCCCAAACCGGGGTCCTCTCTTTTTTCAAACTCGCCTACGAAACacggaggagagaaagaagagcAGAAAGGTTGGAGAAATGGAAACGGCGAAGCCAAGGAAACTTTTGCACAGAG AAAAGTGGAATCGGACGTCGACTCTCTGTGGTGCAATAAGACCAGCCTTCCCTCCTGCAGCCCGCCCTCCACCTCGCCTGCTGCTTCGGCCCGCAGCAGGAAACGTTTGGAGCGGAGCAGCAGCCTGAGCAGCGCCTGCAGCCTGGCGGACAGAGCGCCAGAGTGGAGGAGCTGCAAGGTCCAGACAGGAAGCAGGCGGGTCCTGTCACAG GATCGAATCTCCCTAGAGACGGACAGCGGCTTCATGGGCTCCGAGAGAAGCCATCAGATTCCTGGTGCAGTTCCACTCCGCCCCCACCAGATGGAGACAGAGAG CATGTCGACGCCTCAGAACAGAAGTCCAAACAGGCCCCTGTCAGCCTGCGAGCTGGACGCGGGGCCCAGAGATGGCACCGAGCCGGAGCCCCGTCCGACGAGGAGGAGCAGGCAGAGGAGGCGCACCTTCTCCCCCCAGAGCTTCATCAGCCAGAGGAAACAGGCCAGAGCCAACGCCACGCCCTCTGACCTCTGGACGCTCTTTTACTCGAGCACAAGCAACG ctcACTCGCCCTCTGAGGAGCAGCAGAGCGCTCGCTCCACCACCGGCTCTCTCTCCAGCTCCCCGCTGGGCGCCCGCCGTCGCCATGGYGATGCCCCCAGAGCTCGGAGCTCCAGCAGGAGGGGCGGGGGGAACCCCAT tgacgCGTTCCTGATGCTGCAAGCCGAAGTCGACCACCTGAAGGAGAGACTGGATATTTCTCAGAGGAACGAGAAACCGCCGAGCTCAGCGAAAAACGAGAAGCCGCTGGGCGCCGCGGCGACTTCGCCTCAGAAAAACTTCTGCCGCCGCTCGTCCCCGTCTCCCATCAG ACCCGTGGGGCTTTGCAGCGACTCCGGTGTGGAGAGGAGATTAGTTGAGACCCTGGATGACGTCGAACCCGAGATGCTTTTCAGTAAAATGGCCAGAGAGATGAGAGACGCTGCTGCGCCTAAACAACAATATAACTTCT ATCCACCAGGTGGCAGCAGTGAGCCGTCGGATTCTCCGTGTTGGTGCCGCTGTTCCATCTGTGGACTCCTTAAAATGCACAAATCCACAGATTCAG ATTGTTACAGATATTTTCCCCCCACTCACAAAAGCCAGCAGTCAGGTTCCTCAGACAGAGTTTCCTCCAGGAGGTACAGCAGCTCAGTCTCGCCTTCACCCCTGAATCAGGAGCCTTTgtaccagcagcagctgct
- the akna gene encoding uncharacterized protein akna isoform X2, with the protein MDRRRNRPGVLHWTQSPIQESPSSVLTSDDSWEEDGNGNAKEEEDDFFREMNEDGIIGLSEALEEWELGNPCGDPCSPEDTVPSGGNKDSPLKSSGDDLQPRPAPAENPEPGGLASESTVTSSFSPHLSTFTEEDLTAASGIEKETLPDTETESYCSSVRSSASRLELKLSGSPRAAVALSEQVVLENISSEGSEKQKQKGGLPAEALKSRTCSLGKAKNGSAESRGCDRNMKAAGARSNPAGTDELRRAPLSHQTPNFSKVEPRIHFPKQGYKPPKGRKSLERATTSPQPPIVFKSPADIVQEVLFNIDGSSSCDINTSTKAASSTVPPEFRCRHQATTLLQQLQEDYDRLLTKYAEAENTIDRLRLEAKVNLDSELPKAGHAVLAGLNQTASKLLKMDLFYPHRAMTGSPGRATHQEKLDASSLPSDFGQQLSNILFTQSEKFLQQVQTFEDLLKNDKLASLEELKCGVSQLYEGLNSLERGYLLARDEHKLLQQKGLETQHFDPERTLESLIFQCGLRMEDLKEQVEQVEQVQLNRTEHQEPIQLESVQEKQIEQVEKIQLELVQQKQTRQEPIQQQDPIQLLLVQQEQIEQNQIQQQELIQQEVQQHKAVASCRSSPPLTSSCDPSEGEVTQTQLQSPSSQTGSGSAAEVEINSACKKSEEEEDGAEDNLMSLYLRSLSRRGKWDEFEQSDSLDYCRKRKECFLVPKPGSSLFSNSPTKHGGEKEEQKGWRNGNGEAKETFAQSRKVESDVDSLWCNKTSLPSCSPPSTSPAASARSRKRLERSSSLSSACSLADRAPEWRSCKVQTGSRRVLSQDRISLETDSGFMGSERSHQIPGAVPLRPHQMETESMSTPQNRSPNRPLSACELDAGPRDGTEPEPRPTRRSRQRRRTFSPQSFISQRKQARANATPSDLWTLFYSSTSNAHSPSEEQQSARSTTGSLSSSPLGARRRHGDAPRARSSSRRGGGNPIDAFLMLQAEVDHLKERLDISQRNEKPPSSAKNEKPLGAAATSPQKNFCRRSSPSPIRPVGLCSDSGVERRLVETLDDVEPEMLFSKMAREMRDAAAPKQQYNFYPPGGSSEPSDSPCWCRCSICGLLKMHKSTDSDCYRYFPPTHKSQQSGSSDRVSSRRYSSSVSPSPLNQEPLYQQQLLLPSKPEYSFADGSPGRGSGLRWPRERKSRRRLSHAVESPTSLDGSLERAIRAARRMRRTSSHMARSLASSLVYQKLLTQS; encoded by the exons atggacagaagaagaaacagaccCGGGGTTCTGCACTGGACTCAGTCGCCCATCCAAGAGTCTCCCTCCTCCGTGCTTACATCCGACGACTCCTGGGAGGAGGACGGCAATGGCAATGccaaagaggaagaggatgacTTCTTCAGGGAGATGAATGAAGACGGCATCATTGGGCTGTCGGAGGCCCTGGAGGAGTGGGAATTGGGGAACCCGTGTGGCGATCCTTGCTCCCCAGAGGACACGGTTCCTAGTGGAGGCAACAAGGATTCGCCTCTAAAATCCTCAGGAGACGATCTTCAACCCCGGCCAGCCC cagctgaaaacccAGAGCCTGGCGGTCTGGCCTCTGAGTCCACGGTCAcctcctccttttctcctcACCTTTCCACGTTCACCGAGGAGGACCTGACGGCTGCTTCAGGGATCGAAAAAGAAACCCTCccagacacagaaacagagtCTTACTGCAGCAGTGTGAGGTCCAGCGCATCGCGCCTGGAGCTGAAGCTCAGCGGTTCCCCTCGGGCAGCTGTGGCCCTTTCTGAACAAGTTGTGTTGGAGAATATTTCTTCAGAAGGATCagagaagcagaagcagaaaggtGGACTCCCTGCTGAAGCTCTGAAGTCCAGGACGTGTTCCCTCGGCAAAGCCAAGAACGGCTCTGCAGAGTCCAGAGGTtgtgacagaaacatgaaagCTGCTGGAGCCAGAAGTAACCCTGCAGGAACGGACGAGCTCAG gaGAGCACCACTGTCTCATCAAACCCCAAACTTCTCGAAGGTGGAACCCAGGATTCATTTCCCTAAGCAAGGCTACAAGCCTCCGAAAGGCAGGAAGTCGTTAGAGAGAGCCACGACGTCGCCGCAGCCCCCCATCGTGTTTAAATCCCCCGCCGACATCGTTCAGGAAGTCCTGTTCAACATTGACGGATCCTCCTCCTGTGATATCAACACGTCCACCAAGGCTGCCAGCTCCACCGTCCCTCCAGAGTTCAGGTGTCGGCATCAGGCCACCACTCTGCTGCAACAGCTGCAG GAAGACTACGACAGGCTGCTGACCAAGTACGCGGAGGCGGAGAACACCATCGATCGTCTCCGTCTGGAAGCAAAG GTGAACCTGGACTCTGAGCTTCCGAAGGCCGGCCACGCCGTGCTTGCTGGGCTGAACCAGACGGCTTCAAAACTCTTgaagatggatttattttatcCTCACAGAGCTATGACCGGCTCTCCTGGACGAGCTACTCATCAGG AAAAGTTAGACGCCTCTTCTTTGCCATCCGACTTCGGACAACAACTCTCCAACATCCTCTTCACTCAGTCTGAGAAGTTCCTTCAGCAG gtGCAAACTTTTGAGGATCTCCTTAAGAATGATAAACTCGCATCCTTAGAAGAATTAAAG TGCGGCGTTTCTCAGCTCTACGAAGGGCTGAACTCTCTAGAGAGAGGATACCTTCTGGCTCGAGATGAGCACAAACTCCTGCAGCAGAAGGGACTGGAAACCCAACATTTTGACCCCGAACG gaCCCTGGAGAGCCTGATCTTTCAGTGCGGGCTGCGGATGGAGGATCTGAAGGAGCAGGTGGAGCAGGTGGAGCAGGTTCAGCTGAACCGGACTGAGCATCAGGAGCCGATTCAGCTGGAATCGGTTCAGGAGAAGCAGATTGAGCAGGTGGAGAAGATTCAGCTGGAGTTGGTTCAGCAGAAGCAGACTCGGCAGGAACCGATTCAGCAGCAGGATCCaattcagctgctgctggttcagCAAGAGCAGATTGAGCAGAATCAGATTCAGCAGCAGGAGTTGATTCAGCAAGAGGTTCAGCAGCACAAAGCTGTTGCTTCTTGTCGTTCTTCACCTCCTCTGACCTCCTCATGTGATCCGTCTGAAGGAGAAGTGACCCAGACTCAGCTGCAG AGTCCGTCTTCCcagactggttctggttccgcaGCAGAGGTGGAGATAAACTCAGCTTGTAAAaagagtgaggaagaggaagatgggGCTGAAGACAACCTCATGTCTCTCTACTTGAGATCTTTGTCTAGAAGGGGCAAATGGGATGAGTTTGAACAATCTGATTCGCTGGATTA CTGCCGAAAACGGAAGGAGTGTTTCTTAGTTCCCAAACCGGGGTCCTCTCTTTTTTCAAACTCGCCTACGAAACacggaggagagaaagaagagcAGAAAGGTTGGAGAAATGGAAACGGCGAAGCCAAGGAAACTTTTGCACAGAG CAGAAAAGTGGAATCGGACGTCGACTCTCTGTGGTGCAATAAGACCAGCCTTCCCTCCTGCAGCCCGCCCTCCACCTCGCCTGCTGCTTCGGCCCGCAGCAGGAAACGTTTGGAGCGGAGCAGCAGCCTGAGCAGCGCCTGCAGCCTGGCGGACAGAGCGCCAGAGTGGAGGAGCTGCAAGGTCCAGACAGGAAGCAGGCGGGTCCTGTCACAG GATCGAATCTCCCTAGAGACGGACAGCGGCTTCATGGGCTCCGAGAGAAGCCATCAGATTCCTGGTGCAGTTCCACTCCGCCCCCACCAGATGGAGACAGAGAG CATGTCGACGCCTCAGAACAGAAGTCCAAACAGGCCCCTGTCAGCCTGCGAGCTGGACGCGGGGCCCAGAGATGGCACCGAGCCGGAGCCCCGTCCGACGAGGAGGAGCAGGCAGAGGAGGCGCACCTTCTCCCCCCAGAGCTTCATCAGCCAGAGGAAACAGGCCAGAGCCAACGCCACGCCCTCTGACCTCTGGACGCTCTTTTACTCGAGCACAAGCAACG ctcACTCGCCCTCTGAGGAGCAGCAGAGCGCTCGCTCCACCACCGGCTCTCTCTCCAGCTCCCCGCTGGGCGCCCGCCGTCGCCATGGYGATGCCCCCAGAGCTCGGAGCTCCAGCAGGAGGGGCGGGGGGAACCCCAT tgacgCGTTCCTGATGCTGCAAGCCGAAGTCGACCACCTGAAGGAGAGACTGGATATTTCTCAGAGGAACGAGAAACCGCCGAGCTCAGCGAAAAACGAGAAGCCGCTGGGCGCCGCGGCGACTTCGCCTCAGAAAAACTTCTGCCGCCGCTCGTCCCCGTCTCCCATCAG ACCCGTGGGGCTTTGCAGCGACTCCGGTGTGGAGAGGAGATTAGTTGAGACCCTGGATGACGTCGAACCCGAGATGCTTTTCAGTAAAATGGCCAGAGAGATGAGAGACGCTGCTGCGCCTAAACAACAATATAACTTCT ATCCACCAGGTGGCAGCAGTGAGCCGTCGGATTCTCCGTGTTGGTGCCGCTGTTCCATCTGTGGACTCCTTAAAATGCACAAATCCACAGATTCAG ATTGTTACAGATATTTTCCCCCCACTCACAAAAGCCAGCAGTCAGGTTCCTCAGACAGAGTTTCCTCCAGGAGGTACAGCAGCTCAGTCTCGCCTTCACCCCTGAATCAGGAGCCTTTgtaccagcagcagctgct
- the akna gene encoding uncharacterized protein akna isoform X1: MDRRRNRPGVLHWTQSPIQESPSSVLTSDDSWEEDGNGNAKEEEDDFFREMNEDGIIGLSEALEEWELGNPCGDPCSPEDTVPSGGNKDSPLKSSGDDLQPRPAPAAENPEPGGLASESTVTSSFSPHLSTFTEEDLTAASGIEKETLPDTETESYCSSVRSSASRLELKLSGSPRAAVALSEQVVLENISSEGSEKQKQKGGLPAEALKSRTCSLGKAKNGSAESRGCDRNMKAAGARSNPAGTDELRRAPLSHQTPNFSKVEPRIHFPKQGYKPPKGRKSLERATTSPQPPIVFKSPADIVQEVLFNIDGSSSCDINTSTKAASSTVPPEFRCRHQATTLLQQLQEDYDRLLTKYAEAENTIDRLRLEAKVNLDSELPKAGHAVLAGLNQTASKLLKMDLFYPHRAMTGSPGRATHQEKLDASSLPSDFGQQLSNILFTQSEKFLQQVQTFEDLLKNDKLASLEELKCGVSQLYEGLNSLERGYLLARDEHKLLQQKGLETQHFDPERTLESLIFQCGLRMEDLKEQVEQVEQVQLNRTEHQEPIQLESVQEKQIEQVEKIQLELVQQKQTRQEPIQQQDPIQLLLVQQEQIEQNQIQQQELIQQEVQQHKAVASCRSSPPLTSSCDPSEGEVTQTQLQSPSSQTGSGSAAEVEINSACKKSEEEEDGAEDNLMSLYLRSLSRRGKWDEFEQSDSLDYCRKRKECFLVPKPGSSLFSNSPTKHGGEKEEQKGWRNGNGEAKETFAQSRKVESDVDSLWCNKTSLPSCSPPSTSPAASARSRKRLERSSSLSSACSLADRAPEWRSCKVQTGSRRVLSQDRISLETDSGFMGSERSHQIPGAVPLRPHQMETESMSTPQNRSPNRPLSACELDAGPRDGTEPEPRPTRRSRQRRRTFSPQSFISQRKQARANATPSDLWTLFYSSTSNAHSPSEEQQSARSTTGSLSSSPLGARRRHGDAPRARSSSRRGGGNPIDAFLMLQAEVDHLKERLDISQRNEKPPSSAKNEKPLGAAATSPQKNFCRRSSPSPIRPVGLCSDSGVERRLVETLDDVEPEMLFSKMAREMRDAAAPKQQYNFYPPGGSSEPSDSPCWCRCSICGLLKMHKSTDSDCYRYFPPTHKSQQSGSSDRVSSRRYSSSVSPSPLNQEPLYQQQLLLPSKPEYSFADGSPGRGSGLRWPRERKSRRRLSHAVESPTSLDGSLERAIRAARRMRRTSSHMARSLASSLVYQKLLTQS, from the exons atggacagaagaagaaacagaccCGGGGTTCTGCACTGGACTCAGTCGCCCATCCAAGAGTCTCCCTCCTCCGTGCTTACATCCGACGACTCCTGGGAGGAGGACGGCAATGGCAATGccaaagaggaagaggatgacTTCTTCAGGGAGATGAATGAAGACGGCATCATTGGGCTGTCGGAGGCCCTGGAGGAGTGGGAATTGGGGAACCCGTGTGGCGATCCTTGCTCCCCAGAGGACACGGTTCCTAGTGGAGGCAACAAGGATTCGCCTCTAAAATCCTCAGGAGACGATCTTCAACCCCGGCCAGCCC cagcagctgaaaacccAGAGCCTGGCGGTCTGGCCTCTGAGTCCACGGTCAcctcctccttttctcctcACCTTTCCACGTTCACCGAGGAGGACCTGACGGCTGCTTCAGGGATCGAAAAAGAAACCCTCccagacacagaaacagagtCTTACTGCAGCAGTGTGAGGTCCAGCGCATCGCGCCTGGAGCTGAAGCTCAGCGGTTCCCCTCGGGCAGCTGTGGCCCTTTCTGAACAAGTTGTGTTGGAGAATATTTCTTCAGAAGGATCagagaagcagaagcagaaaggtGGACTCCCTGCTGAAGCTCTGAAGTCCAGGACGTGTTCCCTCGGCAAAGCCAAGAACGGCTCTGCAGAGTCCAGAGGTtgtgacagaaacatgaaagCTGCTGGAGCCAGAAGTAACCCTGCAGGAACGGACGAGCTCAG gaGAGCACCACTGTCTCATCAAACCCCAAACTTCTCGAAGGTGGAACCCAGGATTCATTTCCCTAAGCAAGGCTACAAGCCTCCGAAAGGCAGGAAGTCGTTAGAGAGAGCCACGACGTCGCCGCAGCCCCCCATCGTGTTTAAATCCCCCGCCGACATCGTTCAGGAAGTCCTGTTCAACATTGACGGATCCTCCTCCTGTGATATCAACACGTCCACCAAGGCTGCCAGCTCCACCGTCCCTCCAGAGTTCAGGTGTCGGCATCAGGCCACCACTCTGCTGCAACAGCTGCAG GAAGACTACGACAGGCTGCTGACCAAGTACGCGGAGGCGGAGAACACCATCGATCGTCTCCGTCTGGAAGCAAAG GTGAACCTGGACTCTGAGCTTCCGAAGGCCGGCCACGCCGTGCTTGCTGGGCTGAACCAGACGGCTTCAAAACTCTTgaagatggatttattttatcCTCACAGAGCTATGACCGGCTCTCCTGGACGAGCTACTCATCAGG AAAAGTTAGACGCCTCTTCTTTGCCATCCGACTTCGGACAACAACTCTCCAACATCCTCTTCACTCAGTCTGAGAAGTTCCTTCAGCAG gtGCAAACTTTTGAGGATCTCCTTAAGAATGATAAACTCGCATCCTTAGAAGAATTAAAG TGCGGCGTTTCTCAGCTCTACGAAGGGCTGAACTCTCTAGAGAGAGGATACCTTCTGGCTCGAGATGAGCACAAACTCCTGCAGCAGAAGGGACTGGAAACCCAACATTTTGACCCCGAACG gaCCCTGGAGAGCCTGATCTTTCAGTGCGGGCTGCGGATGGAGGATCTGAAGGAGCAGGTGGAGCAGGTGGAGCAGGTTCAGCTGAACCGGACTGAGCATCAGGAGCCGATTCAGCTGGAATCGGTTCAGGAGAAGCAGATTGAGCAGGTGGAGAAGATTCAGCTGGAGTTGGTTCAGCAGAAGCAGACTCGGCAGGAACCGATTCAGCAGCAGGATCCaattcagctgctgctggttcagCAAGAGCAGATTGAGCAGAATCAGATTCAGCAGCAGGAGTTGATTCAGCAAGAGGTTCAGCAGCACAAAGCTGTTGCTTCTTGTCGTTCTTCACCTCCTCTGACCTCCTCATGTGATCCGTCTGAAGGAGAAGTGACCCAGACTCAGCTGCAG AGTCCGTCTTCCcagactggttctggttccgcaGCAGAGGTGGAGATAAACTCAGCTTGTAAAaagagtgaggaagaggaagatgggGCTGAAGACAACCTCATGTCTCTCTACTTGAGATCTTTGTCTAGAAGGGGCAAATGGGATGAGTTTGAACAATCTGATTCGCTGGATTA CTGCCGAAAACGGAAGGAGTGTTTCTTAGTTCCCAAACCGGGGTCCTCTCTTTTTTCAAACTCGCCTACGAAACacggaggagagaaagaagagcAGAAAGGTTGGAGAAATGGAAACGGCGAAGCCAAGGAAACTTTTGCACAGAG CAGAAAAGTGGAATCGGACGTCGACTCTCTGTGGTGCAATAAGACCAGCCTTCCCTCCTGCAGCCCGCCCTCCACCTCGCCTGCTGCTTCGGCCCGCAGCAGGAAACGTTTGGAGCGGAGCAGCAGCCTGAGCAGCGCCTGCAGCCTGGCGGACAGAGCGCCAGAGTGGAGGAGCTGCAAGGTCCAGACAGGAAGCAGGCGGGTCCTGTCACAG GATCGAATCTCCCTAGAGACGGACAGCGGCTTCATGGGCTCCGAGAGAAGCCATCAGATTCCTGGTGCAGTTCCACTCCGCCCCCACCAGATGGAGACAGAGAG CATGTCGACGCCTCAGAACAGAAGTCCAAACAGGCCCCTGTCAGCCTGCGAGCTGGACGCGGGGCCCAGAGATGGCACCGAGCCGGAGCCCCGTCCGACGAGGAGGAGCAGGCAGAGGAGGCGCACCTTCTCCCCCCAGAGCTTCATCAGCCAGAGGAAACAGGCCAGAGCCAACGCCACGCCCTCTGACCTCTGGACGCTCTTTTACTCGAGCACAAGCAACG ctcACTCGCCCTCTGAGGAGCAGCAGAGCGCTCGCTCCACCACCGGCTCTCTCTCCAGCTCCCCGCTGGGCGCCCGCCGTCGCCATGGYGATGCCCCCAGAGCTCGGAGCTCCAGCAGGAGGGGCGGGGGGAACCCCAT tgacgCGTTCCTGATGCTGCAAGCCGAAGTCGACCACCTGAAGGAGAGACTGGATATTTCTCAGAGGAACGAGAAACCGCCGAGCTCAGCGAAAAACGAGAAGCCGCTGGGCGCCGCGGCGACTTCGCCTCAGAAAAACTTCTGCCGCCGCTCGTCCCCGTCTCCCATCAG ACCCGTGGGGCTTTGCAGCGACTCCGGTGTGGAGAGGAGATTAGTTGAGACCCTGGATGACGTCGAACCCGAGATGCTTTTCAGTAAAATGGCCAGAGAGATGAGAGACGCTGCTGCGCCTAAACAACAATATAACTTCT ATCCACCAGGTGGCAGCAGTGAGCCGTCGGATTCTCCGTGTTGGTGCCGCTGTTCCATCTGTGGACTCCTTAAAATGCACAAATCCACAGATTCAG ATTGTTACAGATATTTTCCCCCCACTCACAAAAGCCAGCAGTCAGGTTCCTCAGACAGAGTTTCCTCCAGGAGGTACAGCAGCTCAGTCTCGCCTTCACCCCTGAATCAGGAGCCTTTgtaccagcagcagctgct